A region of Thermobifida halotolerans DNA encodes the following proteins:
- a CDS encoding ArsR/SmtB family transcription factor: MRKAHHPATEELSLTTVMAALSDPLRVGVLRVLADGRERGWGELRAPVAKSTLSHHLRVLRDAGITRTRQEGTRCFVTLRRADLEQRFPGLLEAVLAAAATDSVGDQVTAAATGHD, encoded by the coding sequence ATGAGGAAGGCACACCACCCCGCGACCGAGGAACTGTCGCTGACCACGGTGATGGCAGCGCTCAGCGACCCGCTCCGCGTCGGGGTGCTGCGTGTCCTGGCCGACGGCCGCGAACGCGGCTGGGGCGAACTCCGGGCACCGGTCGCCAAGTCCACGCTCAGCCACCACCTGCGGGTCCTGCGCGACGCCGGCATCACCCGCACCCGCCAGGAGGGCACCCGCTGCTTCGTCACCCTGCGCCGCGCCGACCTGGAGCAGCGCTTCCCGGGCCTGCTGGAGGCGGTGCTGGCGGCCGCCGCCACCGACTCGGTGGGCGACCAGGTCACCGCGGCTGCAACCGGCCACGACTAG
- a CDS encoding helix-turn-helix domain-containing protein codes for MTRLDLTPITQEQLARLTGTTQATTSRIEHGHTRLRDLDRIRAFLTGLGAPIPQGHRPAGRLPP; via the coding sequence GTGACCCGCCTCGACCTGACCCCCATCACCCAGGAACAACTCGCCCGCCTCACCGGAACGACCCAGGCCACCACCTCGCGCATCGAACACGGCCACACCCGACTCCGCGACCTCGACCGGATCCGCGCCTTCCTCACCGGCCTCGGCGCCCCCATCCCCCAAGGACACCGACCCGCTGGACGGCTACCACCATGA
- a CDS encoding replication-relaxation family protein produces MTEPPPSPPDAAQNRRMPVLPRIAHEAMSLLYQHRLVSGPQLLRMLRPDSPPQYLNRNLLRLHRLGLADRVRAGWGKPNFWFLTETGARAVEGTKDVIDRPYRMTAFKASGPLQRHTEAVVETGLAFVEAARARGDRCGPFDWLPEVSHPLRDVGERLVADALLHYISIDSRSGRRSHVQFFIEVDRATMPIPRLAAKLAAYARYHDYVPGSAAPAHRTSAARSLTPGWRQIYPRFPRVLLVLTGDVPERLAQRLDDLAFYVRGLPYLHRAREGFAIGATTLDRLRAHGPVRPIWCPLLHPTAALTDFLLAPLPGGGGGTVSGAATPGAAGGE; encoded by the coding sequence ATGACCGAACCGCCGCCCTCGCCACCGGACGCCGCGCAGAACAGGCGGATGCCGGTCCTGCCGCGCATCGCCCACGAGGCGATGAGCCTGCTCTACCAGCACCGCCTGGTCTCGGGCCCGCAACTGCTGCGCATGCTGCGCCCTGACAGCCCACCCCAGTACCTGAACCGCAACCTGCTGCGGCTGCACCGCCTCGGCCTGGCCGACCGGGTCCGCGCTGGCTGGGGAAAGCCCAACTTCTGGTTCCTCACCGAAACCGGGGCCCGGGCCGTGGAAGGCACCAAGGACGTCATCGACCGGCCCTACCGGATGACCGCGTTCAAAGCCTCAGGCCCGCTGCAGCGCCACACCGAGGCCGTGGTGGAGACCGGCCTGGCGTTCGTGGAGGCCGCCCGCGCCCGAGGTGACCGATGCGGCCCGTTCGACTGGCTACCGGAGGTCTCCCACCCCCTCCGCGACGTGGGTGAACGCCTCGTCGCCGACGCACTGCTGCACTACATCTCCATCGATTCTCGGAGTGGACGGCGTTCCCACGTCCAGTTCTTCATCGAGGTCGACCGGGCTACCATGCCGATCCCCAGGCTGGCCGCCAAACTGGCCGCCTACGCCCGCTACCACGACTACGTGCCCGGTTCGGCCGCGCCCGCCCACCGGACCTCGGCGGCCCGCTCCCTGACTCCGGGCTGGCGGCAGATCTATCCCCGCTTCCCCCGCGTCCTGCTGGTCCTCACCGGTGATGTGCCTGAGCGGCTCGCGCAGCGCCTCGACGACCTCGCCTTCTACGTCCGGGGACTGCCCTACCTGCACCGTGCGCGGGAAGGGTTCGCCATCGGCGCCACCACTTTGGACCGGCTCCGCGCGCACGGGCCGGTCCGTCCCATCTGGTGTCCGCTGCTCCATCCCACCGCCGCCTTGACCGACTTCCTCCTCGCACCACTCCCGGGCGGGGGAGGGGGCACCGTCTCCGGCGCGGCGACCCCTGGTGCCGCCGGTGGGGAATGA
- a CDS encoding type IV secretory system conjugative DNA transfer family protein has protein sequence MKRRHVARAELVLARDSIHGLRAVPLRPDPLQNFAAAIADVRPELGENVEVCVDLLPLTPAKVARLRRRALDTHARAGGGLLSELVREVGGLLLELVDEVVPGTSPRSAPVSRQAGHHRGMSLRRGEEVKFTDPREPVFAAQVLLRAESQIPGRAQAHLHQVLAAFDMFRGDNYWKSAGWNLGFVHIGADWWPWRRGFDHRMRTGAFKPRQRSLVTGREIAGLLKPPTRHCHHTNVVRSGGVVPPPPRELPTYTGQRDLMPLGYVTGPDGTDRLVGTPLDDLFFSFRIGRSRFGKTEMALTQAVALALAGHGVWFLDPHADGWRRAAPLLTRPDVLERLWEVDLTVRGNEARIAGYNPLSMAGLGREHIEDRVDAVVTAIASALSWTDQASRARTILTKACETLCHLALRLPADAAPTLFQIPTLLTDTEWREAVAGLLPSSLRRYWQHTFPRYPADAVPTITNVIERLRASRTLSAFFGSSTSTYDVRAAMDRGNVVFVCTPPGDIGRLVSCFLIFDLFRAGRSRVDVPPESRRRFDTFVDELTAIDGASKGHLAAILEQLAKYGVRLHAMTQMAQRLTAPTRDALLQNQSLLASTAGEIDAVRVVTKQWQRHVVADTLVDLPRYHHIVSTTINGQVTPPFKVRGPVLTRLFVDHLQHDRLDVQREAIDANLCRRRVADVLADLETLDERILDALGAPPPAPPRNDSAGAARMGARADNSGTPLSAPVEDRAFAETPDEPETKWL, from the coding sequence ATGAAGCGGCGCCATGTGGCCCGCGCCGAACTGGTGCTGGCGCGCGACAGCATCCACGGGTTGCGCGCGGTCCCGCTGAGACCCGACCCGCTGCAGAACTTCGCCGCGGCGATCGCCGACGTGCGTCCCGAACTGGGGGAGAACGTCGAGGTGTGTGTGGACCTGCTTCCCCTGACCCCGGCGAAGGTGGCGCGTCTGCGCCGCCGGGCACTCGACACCCACGCTCGTGCGGGCGGTGGCCTGCTGTCCGAGCTGGTCCGGGAGGTCGGCGGTCTGCTCCTGGAGTTGGTCGACGAGGTCGTGCCCGGCACCAGCCCGCGCTCCGCCCCCGTGAGCAGGCAGGCCGGCCACCATCGTGGAATGTCCCTTCGCAGGGGGGAGGAGGTGAAGTTCACCGATCCGCGCGAGCCGGTCTTCGCCGCCCAGGTCCTCCTCCGAGCCGAGTCGCAGATCCCCGGTCGCGCCCAGGCCCACCTGCACCAGGTGCTGGCGGCCTTCGACATGTTCCGCGGCGACAACTACTGGAAGAGCGCGGGCTGGAACCTCGGATTCGTCCACATCGGCGCGGACTGGTGGCCGTGGCGGCGCGGTTTCGACCACCGGATGCGCACTGGCGCGTTCAAGCCCCGCCAACGCTCCCTGGTGACCGGGCGGGAGATCGCCGGGCTCCTCAAACCCCCCACCAGGCACTGCCACCACACCAACGTGGTGCGCTCCGGCGGCGTCGTCCCGCCCCCGCCCCGGGAGCTGCCCACCTACACCGGGCAGCGCGACCTCATGCCGCTCGGCTACGTCACCGGCCCCGACGGCACCGACCGGCTCGTGGGCACCCCGCTGGACGACCTGTTCTTCAGCTTCCGCATCGGCCGGTCCCGGTTCGGCAAGACCGAGATGGCCCTCACCCAGGCCGTCGCGCTCGCCCTGGCCGGGCACGGCGTGTGGTTTTTGGACCCGCACGCCGACGGCTGGCGGCGCGCCGCCCCGCTGCTCACCCGCCCTGATGTGCTGGAGCGGTTGTGGGAGGTGGATTTGACGGTGCGCGGAAACGAGGCCCGCATCGCCGGCTACAACCCGCTGTCCATGGCCGGACTGGGGCGTGAGCACATCGAGGACCGGGTGGACGCCGTGGTCACCGCCATTGCCTCGGCGCTGTCGTGGACCGACCAGGCCTCCAGGGCGCGCACCATCCTCACCAAGGCGTGCGAGACCCTGTGCCACCTGGCGCTGCGCCTGCCCGCCGATGCCGCGCCCACGCTGTTTCAGATCCCGACGCTGCTCACCGACACCGAGTGGCGCGAAGCCGTCGCGGGCCTGCTGCCCTCTTCCCTGCGCCGCTACTGGCAGCACACCTTCCCCCGGTATCCGGCCGATGCGGTGCCCACCATCACCAACGTCATCGAACGGCTGCGCGCCTCCCGGACGCTGAGCGCGTTCTTCGGCTCCTCGACCAGCACCTACGACGTGCGCGCCGCGATGGACCGGGGCAACGTCGTGTTCGTGTGCACCCCGCCCGGCGACATCGGCCGCCTCGTGTCGTGTTTTCTGATCTTCGACCTGTTTCGCGCTGGACGCTCAAGGGTGGACGTGCCCCCCGAGTCGCGGCGCCGATTCGACACCTTCGTTGATGAGTTGACCGCGATTGACGGGGCCAGCAAGGGGCACCTGGCCGCGATCCTGGAGCAGTTGGCCAAGTACGGGGTGCGGTTGCACGCCATGACGCAGATGGCCCAGCGCCTGACCGCACCCACCCGGGACGCGCTGCTGCAGAACCAGTCCCTGCTGGCCAGCACCGCCGGGGAGATTGATGCGGTGCGGGTGGTCACCAAGCAGTGGCAGCGCCACGTCGTCGCGGACACGCTGGTGGATCTGCCCAGGTACCACCACATCGTCTCCACCACCATCAACGGGCAGGTCACTCCGCCGTTCAAGGTCCGCGGCCCGGTCCTCACCCGGCTGTTCGTCGACCACCTGCAGCACGACCGCCTCGACGTGCAGCGCGAGGCGATCGACGCCAACCTGTGCCGCCGCCGCGTGGCTGACGTCCTGGCTGACCTGGAGACCCTGGACGAGCGCATCCTTGACGCGCTCGGTGCCCCGCCCCCCGCACCGCCGCGCAACGACAGCGCCGGTGCCGCGCGGATGGGGGCGCGTGCCGACAACAGCGGCACGCCACTGTCCGCGCCGGTCGAGGACCGCGCCTTTGCTGAGACACCGGACGAGCCCGAGACGAAGTGGCTGTGA